Genomic DNA from Desulfuromonas versatilis:
AGGGATGGACGTTCGAGGAACCGACCACCCGGGGCTTCATGTACTTCTTCATATCCCTCACCTCCTTCAGTTTTGTGGGTGCCTTGACACCCGGCTGATACTGCGTTTCACCGACCATGGCCGACACGCCGAAACCGCCTTCGCATCGGCAGAAAGGTATCATTTCCAGCAGTGGGGGTCGGGCTGACTGAAGTCACCGGTGGTAGCAAAGGAGCGAGCCGTGCACCCCCCCAGGCACTGCTCGAACGCACCGCAACCGACACACTTGCCGGTCGCCTCCTTGTTGCGCATCCGGTTGAGGACAGGTGAGTCATACCAGATGCTGTCGAAATCGTCCCGAAGGATATTGCCGACCACCAGCGGGATGAAACCGCAGGGCGTAATATCCCCATTGGGGCGTAAATTAAGGGAAAGCTTACCACAGCTGCTGCCGTTTACCAACGAGTTTTCCTCGTAACCGGGCAGCGAGGCGATGATCGGGTCGTCGAAGGAGATCAGCAGATTTCTGGCCTCCTGCTTGGCCTTGAGGGCCTCGACATAGAACGCCTTCCACTCCTCGGGCGACAGGTCGAGTTCCTCGCGGTTTTTGAAACCCCGCCCGCTGCATTTGAAATTGTGCAGGTAGACCTGGCCGACTCCGCGATCCCGGGCCAGTTGCAGGAGATCCTGGAAGTTCAGATGATTGATCCGCGAGATCACCGAACTCATGGTACTTTTCAGCCCCACCTTGCGCAACGCCTCCAGGGCGCCCACGGCCCGCTCGAAAGAGCCCGGCATGCAGCGAAAATCGTCGTGCAGGGCGGCAGCGGCGCTGTCGATGCTGATGCCGACGCTCTTGAAGCCGCAGCGCTTGAGTTCAGCGGCGGCCGCTTCGTCGACCAGCCAGCCGTTGGAGTTCATCGAGACGTTGAGCCCCTTGCCGGTGGCATAGCTGGCGATCTCGAAAAGGTCCTCGCGGATCAGCGGTTCCCCACCGCCGAAATTGATGAAAGGGACCTGCTTCTCGGCCAGGACATCGATGATGCGCAGGATGTCCGCCGTGGCCAGCTCCTCGACCTGCTCTTCGCGGCTGTAGCAGTGCGAACAGCTGAAGTTGCAGCGGAACGACAAAGTCCAGTTGAAGGTCAGGGGGGCGGAAAACAGGTCGGTAATCTTTTCAGCCATGGCTCAGCCACCCTCTTTCCAGCAGATCGTCGACGAACTCGGCGACATCTCCGCTCAACTCCTCGCGCTCCACCTCGAACTGCTCGGCCAGGGCCTCGACCACCTGCCCCAGGTCCCGGGTCCCGTCGCACAGGGCCCAGATCCGTCCCCCGACCAGGTTGAGCTGGTGCATCATGCCGGAAATGATCAGGATGACCGCGCCGCGGTCTTCCACCTCTTCACCCCGCTCCAGGGCCTTGAGAATCTCTTCCTCGCGGCGCTTCTCGACGCGCCAGACGATATCGGGGTTGCGTACCAGAGCCTTCAAATCCCTTTCCTTTCACCGGTTCGGGGCGCCCTTCAGGCGCTCGCCCGCTCCCGGAACAACAGACAGCTGAGCAGCACGAAAACAAATCCAAGCAGCACCGCGGCCTTGCCGGCCAGCGAGACGCCCGCCGCGGTGGCGGCGATCCCCCAGGACTGCACCAGGCCACCGCCGATGAACATGCCGACGACCACCAGGCCGGCATCGGCGTCCCCCTCCCCGGCCTTGACCAACTGCCGGAAGGGGCAGCCGCCAATCAGCACCGAGATCCAGCCAACCAGAGCCATCCCCAAAAAGCTCCAGAGGTGCTCGAGGTGGGCGCCGGGTTGGCCGTAGAGACCGGGGTTGAAGCGCCCGGTGGCGGCATTGAAGGCCACCGCCGCGCCGACAAAGGCGAGCAGGCCCCAGAGCAGCGGCGAACGCCGTCCCATCAGCAGGGTGTCGCGGACGCTGCCGGTGATGCAGAAACGGCTGCGCTGGGCCAGCGCGCCGAGCGCCAAGCCGGCACCGAGGGCCAGCAGCCAGGGGGCGTGCTGGGCGGCGCTGCCGCGCCCGGAGAAGATCAGGAAGCCGGGGCGGGCCAGCAGAAATACCAGCAGCAGCAGGAAGAACCCGGGGACCAGCAGGCCGCTGCCGCCCCGCTCTTCGTGGTGGCGACCGAGGTGCACGCCGCGGGCGAGCCCCTTGAGGCCGATCCAGACGCCGGCAAGCAGGCCGGCCACCCCGCCGAGGGCGGTCAGGTCGCCGGCGGTGAAGCGCAGAAACAGCTTGATGGGACAGCCGATGAAGACCGCGCAGCCGACGATCAGAAAGATGCCGGAAACCAGCCTCGGCAGCGGCGCGCTGCCGCCCCGCGAGCGGAACTCGCGAAAGGCGCCGGCACTGGCCA
This window encodes:
- the yedE gene encoding YedE family putative selenium transporter gives rise to the protein MNWRETHSWTVVAAGLLLGGLGVLLAVWGNPENSGICVSCFIENSAGALGLHDNPRMQYLRPELIGFVLGALASAGAFREFRSRGGSAPLPRLVSGIFLIVGCAVFIGCPIKLFLRFTAGDLTALGGVAGLLAGVWIGLKGLARGVHLGRHHEERGGSGLLVPGFFLLLLVFLLARPGFLIFSGRGSAAQHAPWLLALGAGLALGALAQRSRFCITGSVRDTLLMGRRSPLLWGLLAFVGAAVAFNAATGRFNPGLYGQPGAHLEHLWSFLGMALVGWISVLIGGCPFRQLVKAGEGDADAGLVVVGMFIGGGLVQSWGIAATAAGVSLAGKAAVLLGFVFVLLSCLLFRERASA
- a CDS encoding GeoRSP system radical SAM/SPASM protein, coding for MAEKITDLFSAPLTFNWTLSFRCNFSCSHCYSREEQVEELATADILRIIDVLAEKQVPFINFGGGEPLIREDLFEIASYATGKGLNVSMNSNGWLVDEAAAAELKRCGFKSVGISIDSAAAALHDDFRCMPGSFERAVGALEALRKVGLKSTMSSVISRINHLNFQDLLQLARDRGVGQVYLHNFKCSGRGFKNREELDLSPEEWKAFYVEALKAKQEARNLLISFDDPIIASLPGYEENSLVNGSSCGKLSLNLRPNGDITPCGFIPLVVGNILRDDFDSIWYDSPVLNRMRNKEATGKCVGCGAFEQCLGGCTARSFATTGDFSQPDPHCWK
- the pqqD gene encoding pyrroloquinoline quinone biosynthesis peptide chaperone PqqD; amino-acid sequence: MKALVRNPDIVWRVEKRREEEILKALERGEEVEDRGAVILIISGMMHQLNLVGGRIWALCDGTRDLGQVVEALAEQFEVEREELSGDVAEFVDDLLERGWLSHG